The genome window CAAACTCTCCTAAAACCCTTAAAATACTTGCTTTTTCCTGTAGTAAAGACAGTTTCCAATTGATATCATCAATATTTTCAATCAATGAATCCAAAAGTTGAATCCCCTTTCTATTGTTCAGTTCAACTGCTCTTTTTTGAATCTTGCTATACTCTAAACTATCATTCGTACTTAAAGAATATAAGGGACCAATAAATACGAATGATAGTAAGAAACATAGTAATAAATGTTTTGTCATATTCTACTAACTAGTTCCTGATGTGATTTTTCCAAATGGATCAATGATACAGTAATACTTTTTGTTATCCACTTTGATAGAAAAGACCGCATAATAAGAGAATAATAAAGGCTTATCAGTAGATGCAAGCTTCATTGTTGATGCAGTTACTTTACCATCATTGTCCGATTTCACATAATAACATCCATTTGGTGCTACAACATGATCATTAGCTTTGTTGAAATACTTTGCCCAAGCGATTTCGTCAAAGATGTCTGCTTTTCTTTTAGTCATGTTTTGAATTTGTAAAAACAATAACTCCGCTTTTAGTTTCGTTTTTGCTTTTTTGTCAAATTCTACGGTAAAAGTTTCACCCGATTGGATCTCGAAGATTCCAGATAGATCTGTTTTTACAAACTGATCAATTACAATAGGTTCAACAGGAGTTCCTGGCTGCTTATACATGTCTGTCAAATACTCATTGATATTCTTAACATGTAACGACAATTTGATCTCTTTAGCTACTAGAGATCCATTTTCTAAACTAGTTTTTTCAGACATAGGAATTAGATGTCAGTTTTTAAAGGTTTTAAAAAAATTTAGAGTTAAATCTGTCCATTTTTTAGCTGAAAAACAATCTTTTATCCATTTACTAAAAAAATAATACCATTCACTCAATTCGGATTTCGGTGTAAGAAATTTGTTACTTACTTGCCTTCGCAACAAAACGCAAAGCAATGTGTAATAGAATAAATATCAACGCTTTCTTTAATGACTCTCTTCCAAATCTAGACCAACCTATTACTTCTAATGCAGGTGATGTTATTATTAGTGGTAATTGTATAGAAAGTGAGTTCAAATACACAACTGTTCCTCAAGGATTAGAAATTTGGTTATTATCCAATACTAATATGAGTGTTACAGATGCTTTAATTGACAAATTAAAAAAACAAGAAGATATAAAGCACTTGGGTTATAAAAGAGACGATCACTTTTACCCGTATTTGCCAATAATTTATCAATCAGGAGAAACTATCCCTGACCTCGTACTTAAAGCATTTCCCAAGGGAATTATAAACCAGGTAGGTTGTGCACATATTGAGGGAGTATATAAAGATTTACCCCTCTCTCAATTGTGGTTCCACCTACGCTCGTATAAAAAGAAATCTCAAAATATTAGGTGCTTTTGGACTGCCAACTTTATGACTGATTCTATTCATTACCCCGAATTAATTGTTAACTAAAATTTTAACTAATACTTAATAGCAAACTTTTAATACAAAATCGATCCCGATTTACTAACTAAAAAGAACCCTTCAACTGATGGGTTCTTTTTTTTTATTTTTTTTAATCAACAGGTAGGGTAATGTTAAATACGTTTGTATAATAAATGTAACAAAGCAAACAAGATATTTTAATTCTACTTATACAATTTATTTAACGCGACATATTATCATTAACAGACAAATTTTTATTAACCCTAGATCAGATAACCCACACAATATTTACTTATTACGGTTTAAATTACTAGCTCAATTAACATCTTATGATAGTATAAGGTATAGTAAGGTCATTCCAAATTGGAATGGCCTTTTGTATTTTCAATAAGTGAATGAATATTTCTACAATAATAATTTATTTGTAAATTTGTGTTCAATTTATGCCATAATTATGAAACCACTCATCAAATTACTTTCAGCTGCAGCACCTAATGTTGTTGTGAATATTGCGTATAAGAAAATATTAAAACCTCAAGTTTTCAAACTTAGGCCACATGAGGTAGAAATTATTCAACAAGCAGAAGAAAAAAGTATCACTTATAAAGGCTTTGAAGTAAAAACTTATAAATGGGGTTCTGGAAAAGATAAATTACTAATGGTGCATGGCTGGGAAGGTCAAGCTGGTAATTTCTCTGATTTAATTCAGATGCTAAAAGACTATGATGTCACCATTTATTCTTTTGATGCTCCATCTCACGGCTACAGTTCTCAAGGTCCAACAACCATGTTTGAGTTTAGTGACCTTGTGAAATATATGTTAGAAACATACGACATCAAGAAAGTTATTAGCCACTCTTTTGGTAGTGTTGGTACTACTCATTGTCTTGCGAATTATCCTTTTATAATGGATAAATATGTGATGATGACCACACCTGATCGATTTATGGAAAGAATTGATGATGTTGCAGAAATGGTAGGCATGACAAATAAGGTAAAACATAGACTTTTAAATCGTCTTGAAACTGAATTTAATGTTGCTGCCAATGAACAAAATGTATCTGATTTTATTCAGAAAACGAATATTAAAGAAGGGATGATCTTCCAGGATATAAATGATAAAATTGTACGTTTAAGTCAATCGGAATCAGTGGCAAAAGCATGGGGTAAAAACTGCCAATTAATTAAGATTGAAGGAACTGGCCACTTTAGAATTCTAAGGACAGAAACTGTATTACAACAAGTCATCGATTTTCTAGACTTCGACAAAAATTAATCGATAAAGCTTCTTCTTTCCACACAATAAATAATAGTGTTTTTCGTGAATTAAGTATAGTTTTATGATTGATAAATCAAACTATAAATTAAATAAACACATACACTATTACCATGAAGAAATTAGTATTAGCCATCAATGTATTCTTTATTACATTGACGGCTTTTTCTCAAAACCCATTATGGTTACGCTACCCTTCCATCTCTCCTGATGGAACAAAGATCGCCTTTCAATACCAAGGTGATATCTATGTAGTACCAACCGATGGAGGAACAGCCCAACCCATTACCTCTCATGTTGCTCAAGAAACTTCACCAAGTTGGAGTCCTGATAGTAAACAAATTGCCTTTGCTTCTGACAGACATGGTAATTTTGATTTATTTATCACCAGTGCACAAGGCGGGCCAGCTAAAAGGTTAACGTATAACTCGGAAAAAGAAATACCTTCCTCTTTTACTCCTGATGGGAAAAATATTCTCTTTTCTGCCCAAATTCTTGATACAAAGGAAAGTGCACAGTTCCCCTATGCTCGACTTCCTGAATTATATAGTGTTAGTATTAATGGAGGTAGACCAAAACAAGTACTGACTGTTTCTGCTGTTCACGCTGCATACAACCAAGAACAGTCTATACTTTTATATCAAGATATCAAAGGGTATGAGGATAATTGGAGAAAACATCATACTAGTGCTGTAACAAGAGATATTTGGATTTATGATACCACCTCAAAAAAGCATAAGCAAGTATCATCTTTTAAAGGAGAAGATCAATATCCTGTCTTCTATAATCAAGATAAAAGTATCGCTTATGTCAGTGAAGAAACAGGCACACTCAATGTTTGGTCTATGAGTGTCGATGGTACTGAGAAAAAACAACTTACTACCTTTGAAAAACACCCTGTACGGTTCTTGACCGCTTCAAATAATGATACATTCTGTTTTGGTTGGGATGGCGAAATTTATTCAATGACTAAAGATAGCTCACCAAGAAAAGTTGACATCTCTATTATAAATGACCAAAGACAGAACAATGTTACGTTTGAACAGAAATCTAGTGGTGGACATGGTATTTCAGTCTCTCCTAATGGAAAAGAAATCGCATTTATCTTAAGAGGAGATGTTTTTGTTACTTCCACAGATTATTCTACCACAGTTCAAATTACTAATACTCCGGAACAAGAAAGGAGTGTGAGCTTCTCTCCTGATGGAAGATCTTTAGTTTATGCAGGTGAGAGAGACGGAAGTTGGAACTTATACACTGCAAAACTTTCGAACGAAGAAGAAAATTACTTTATCAATGCCACTGCTATCAAGGAAGAAGTATTAACCAATCAACCTCAAGAAGAATTTCAACCCAAATGGTCTCCAAAGGGTGATGAAGTAGCATACTTAGAGGAACGAACAACGGTGAAAGTAATTAATATTGAATCGAAAGCTAGTAGAACAGTTCTAGATGGAAAATTCAATTACTCTTATTCTGATGGCGATCAATCTTTTGACTGGTCACCTGATGGAAAATGGATTGCCGTCCAATACTCTCCTAATGTTTGGACATCTACAGATATTGGATTAGTAGATGCTTCAGGAGAAAAAGAGGTCATCAACTTAACACAAAGTGGGTACAATTCTGCAAACCCAAGGTTTGCAATGGAAGGTAAAGTTATTCTTTTTGCAAATGATAAATATGGTTTTAGATCACATGGTAGCTGGGGGTCTGAAGATGATGTATATGCTCTTTTCTTAACTAAAGATGCTTATGATGAGTTTCAACTTTCAGAAGAAGAATATACTTTGATGACGGAGGCTAAGGAAGAAAAAGAAAAGAAAGAGCAAGAAGAAAAAGAGGATAAAAAATCAAAGAAAAAGAACAAAGACTCAGATACAGAAAAAGAAGAAACCCTTTCAATTGATTTTGAAAATCTAAACGATCGTATTCAACGTTTAACTATAAACTCCTCTTTCCTATCTGACTATTTGATTACCAAAGATGGAGGTAAACTATACTATATGAGTCGTTTTGAAGGTGGGTTTGATCTTTGGATGAAAGATATCCGAAAGCAGGAAACAAAATTAATACTTAAGCTTAATGGTGGAGGTGGAAACCTTCAGTTTGATGAAGAACAAAAAAACATCTTCTTTGAAACAGGCGGTCAGTTTGCAAAAATGGATATCGCCTCTGACACAAAGAAAAATATATCATATAAGGCTGAATATTATTTAGATAAAGCTGCAGAGAGAGAATATCTTTTTGAACATGTATGGAGACAAGTAGAAAAGAAATTTTATGACCCTGAATTACATGGTGTAGATTGGGAATTCTACAAGGCTGAATACTCGAAGTTTTTACCTTATATCACAAATAATTATGCTTTTTCAGAAATGTTAAGTGAGATGCTTGGTGAATTAAATGCATCACATACAGGTTGTAGATATTATTCGAGTTCTAAAAATGCAGATCATACAGCTACGCTAGGTGTTTTCTATGATCCTGAATACTCAGAAGATGGTTTAAAAATCACAGAAATTATTGAACAATCTCCTCTAACTCTTATTGAAGATGAGATACGAGAAGGCATGATCATACAATCCATTGATGGTCAAAAAATAGTTGCAGGAAACGACTACTATAGTCTATTAAATCATAAAGCAGGAAAAAATACTAAATTGGAAATCTATGACCCGTCAGAAAGTAAAAGCAAAACGGTTGTAGTGAAACCAATTTCAAAATGGGCGGAAAATGATTTGTTATACAAACGATGGGTAAAAGCTAGAGAAAAAGAAACTTCTGAATCATCTAATGGTAAGATTGGCTATGTTCATGTGAGAGGAATGGACAGTCATAGTTTTAGAACAGTTTACTCTGAAGCTTTAGGAAAGAATTACACTAAAGAATCTCTAATTGTTGATACAAGATTCAACGGTGGAGGTTGGTTACATGATGATTTGGCTACTTTCTTAAGTGGAAATGTGTATTGTACTTTCGCTCCAAGAGGTCAGAAGTTTGGTACAGAACCAATGAATAAATGGTCGAAACCATCAGCAGTATTATGTTCTGAAGGAAATTACTCTGATGCTCATGCCTTCCCTTATGCCTACAAGACATTGAAAATAGGTAAGTTGATTGGTATGCCTGTTCCGGGTACTATGACTGCAGTTTGGTGGGAACGCTTACAAGATCCTTCTTTAGTTTTTGGTATTCCACAAGTTGGTGTTCAAGATATGAATGGAAAGTATCTTGAGAATCAACAAATAGAGCCTGATTTTAAGGTACAACAAGATAAAGATATAGTTGTTGAAGGTGTTGATCAGCAATTAAGAAAAGCAGTTGAGGTTTTACAGAATAAATAATTAAATCTCAATCTAAAATGAAAACAAGAAGCCTAGGAAAATATTCTAGGCTTCTTGTTTTCATTTTTTATACAACAAAGCGATAAACAACTCCGGTCATTAGAAATTTGCTATAATCTGAGACACCGTATTCTCCACGAATCCAAATTCTTTTATTTAACTGAAACTGCCCTCCAAATTGAAAAGTCCATTTCTTTAATAGGTCTTTTTTAATATGATAATCTACTGTACTATTTAATACAGATCCACTACCTACTTCAGTCCCTAACTCATCATTAATCACCTTAGCAATTCCTTGAACTACTAATTGCTGACCAGAACTTAATCCATCGTACCAATCTTTTAGTTGCTGATCAACTCCCGGTAAAGCATCATTTATTGTTATACTACCTGCATTACCATTGTGATTTGTAAAATTTCGTCCCATGATCCCAGCGTAAAAAGTTACAAAACGATCTTTCTTAAGGTTAAACTTTTTACCAAAGCGGAAAGAGGTAACATATATACCAATATCTTCTTTTAATAAATCTGTCCGTGTAGCATTGTAATTACCATCAATAGAAATAAAGTAGTCTTTATATCCATAATTAAAGGTTGCCCCTGCCCCATAAGCAATTGCATCAAAAACTACAGTTGATCCGAAATAAGGGAATTTACCATCACCAAAATCAGGTTGTAAACCTACTTCAGTACTCCCTTTTACTTGGGAAAACATTCCATAGACATTCAAAAAAGGTAATGCAAATAAGTCTGCTCGTAAGTTTAATGAGTTAGATGTGGCTTTTACTTTATCAAAACCTAAAGTCTTTTCATTTAGGTATTTTGATAGATCTGTTCCATTAATACCCATTCCGAATTCTGAAATTCCGAGGTATATTTCGTTATATACATAAGATACATTTACCCCTGCAGAATAAGGGAAATCTATTCCCATATCCTGGACCTGTTGTCCAAAAATTGGGAATATATACGGGTATTTTTTCTTCTCATTTTCTGTTTCAGTAATTTCTTGTGCTAATGTAGTATTGAGAAAAAATAGTAAAATAAAAGACGATAAAAGGTATTTCATCAGGAATGTTGATAATAATAAACTAATAGTAAGTCAATATTAGTTCTATATTAAACAAGTAACAAACCATGAAACATATTATTGTTTATCATCAAACATATAAACCTATGATAACCAAATATGTAAAAACTATAAAACTGATGTTAGATAATGATTCATTAACATCAGTTAGAGTCTATTAGTATAATACTATTTTATTTAAGATTTTATTTGTAATCGAATACTACAAAGAAAGAAACTGCCAAGTTTCTACTATACGTCTACTTCTATACAATCCTATCTACCTTTTTATAATTTATTACAACCTTTAATTGAAGAATTATTTTCAATCAAGGACTGTTACATATATGCATACTTAAAGCAGAAAGAACAACTAATAAAGATCATACATAGAAGTTTGATATTTTTGATACAAACTTTACCCGTTTGGCCTGTTCTTTTTTTGAACAGGCCTTTTTATTATTCTACAATTATTTTCTCAGTGGTTGTTTCTCTTCCTCCTTTAACTTCTACAATTAACATCCCTGTACCATAATTCATGGGTATACTTGTAAAATTGGAAGAGATAAATTTATGGAAATAAGTTTTACCAACAGCATCATAAATACTAACCTCAAATTCATC of Flammeovirga agarivorans contains these proteins:
- a CDS encoding alpha/beta fold hydrolase, producing MKPLIKLLSAAAPNVVVNIAYKKILKPQVFKLRPHEVEIIQQAEEKSITYKGFEVKTYKWGSGKDKLLMVHGWEGQAGNFSDLIQMLKDYDVTIYSFDAPSHGYSSQGPTTMFEFSDLVKYMLETYDIKKVISHSFGSVGTTHCLANYPFIMDKYVMMTTPDRFMERIDDVAEMVGMTNKVKHRLLNRLETEFNVAANEQNVSDFIQKTNIKEGMIFQDINDKIVRLSQSESVAKAWGKNCQLIKIEGTGHFRILRTETVLQQVIDFLDFDKN
- a CDS encoding S41 family peptidase, which translates into the protein MKKLVLAINVFFITLTAFSQNPLWLRYPSISPDGTKIAFQYQGDIYVVPTDGGTAQPITSHVAQETSPSWSPDSKQIAFASDRHGNFDLFITSAQGGPAKRLTYNSEKEIPSSFTPDGKNILFSAQILDTKESAQFPYARLPELYSVSINGGRPKQVLTVSAVHAAYNQEQSILLYQDIKGYEDNWRKHHTSAVTRDIWIYDTTSKKHKQVSSFKGEDQYPVFYNQDKSIAYVSEETGTLNVWSMSVDGTEKKQLTTFEKHPVRFLTASNNDTFCFGWDGEIYSMTKDSSPRKVDISIINDQRQNNVTFEQKSSGGHGISVSPNGKEIAFILRGDVFVTSTDYSTTVQITNTPEQERSVSFSPDGRSLVYAGERDGSWNLYTAKLSNEEENYFINATAIKEEVLTNQPQEEFQPKWSPKGDEVAYLEERTTVKVINIESKASRTVLDGKFNYSYSDGDQSFDWSPDGKWIAVQYSPNVWTSTDIGLVDASGEKEVINLTQSGYNSANPRFAMEGKVILFANDKYGFRSHGSWGSEDDVYALFLTKDAYDEFQLSEEEYTLMTEAKEEKEKKEQEEKEDKKSKKKNKDSDTEKEETLSIDFENLNDRIQRLTINSSFLSDYLITKDGGKLYYMSRFEGGFDLWMKDIRKQETKLILKLNGGGGNLQFDEEQKNIFFETGGQFAKMDIASDTKKNISYKAEYYLDKAAEREYLFEHVWRQVEKKFYDPELHGVDWEFYKAEYSKFLPYITNNYAFSEMLSEMLGELNASHTGCRYYSSSKNADHTATLGVFYDPEYSEDGLKITEIIEQSPLTLIEDEIREGMIIQSIDGQKIVAGNDYYSLLNHKAGKNTKLEIYDPSESKSKTVVVKPISKWAENDLLYKRWVKAREKETSESSNGKIGYVHVRGMDSHSFRTVYSEALGKNYTKESLIVDTRFNGGGWLHDDLATFLSGNVYCTFAPRGQKFGTEPMNKWSKPSAVLCSEGNYSDAHAFPYAYKTLKIGKLIGMPVPGTMTAVWWERLQDPSLVFGIPQVGVQDMNGKYLENQQIEPDFKVQQDKDIVVEGVDQQLRKAVEVLQNK